The sequence TTGCATTGGCTCCCTCCCCTGCGACAGAAGTTTAGCGGCCGGCTCACACTTCGGTTCAAAAAGGAGAATAGCAGACCGCTGAGTTTTGAATCAAGCTAGAACCAGATCTGTCACAGAACCAAGACCAGCCAAAACTCGCTACCTCTCCCCGGCGGGGTGCCGGGTTGGGGGATAGTGGAATGTGAAATTAGTACTGCGCCCTTTCAGCGCCGCCGTGGCACACTTCCGCGGACTACGGATCAGCTCTTCTTTTTCGTGGCGACGCCGAAGCTCGTGATCTGCTGCCGTACCTTGACGGATTTGCACTTCGGACACTTGATCCTGGCTGTGTCGTGCTTGAGAATCCCCATCGTTACAGTGAAGCTCTTCCCGCAAGGCTCACATTTGTAAATGTACTCCGGCATCACAGAATCTCCTTGCCCCTGGTAGGGCGTGAACTGGCGCAGCTGCTCGCAGAACCCCCTTGTGACCTGTCCCCATTCTTTGTACCACCTCAGCCTTCCATTAAGGCCCCACCGTCCTGGCGATTCGGGAGCCTTGCCCAGAACCTACCTGCTCCACTCAACCCAGGTCCCATTTGCAATAATCCCATGATGCCCATTATCCGATTCGTCAACGGCAATGTCCCCTGCCCGGTGATCAAGCGGCCAGAATGCGACTGTATTGGCATCTGATGTCAAGATCGAAGGCGGAGTGAAATCGGTTACATAACGACAGATGTCAGATACCCGCACTCCCGCGAATTGGCCGTCCCACCAGTACATATCATGGGAGTATCTCGATCCCATCACGAAGTTGCCTGTGCCAATTACATAAGTCTCTGGAATATACTGTGTTCCTGTACAGATCCCATCAAGGAATATCCTTAGCGAATCCCCATCGTATGAACCGGTGATATGGTGATATTGATAGAGTTCGATTTGAACTGCCGAAATGGCTGCGACATTTTCAGACTGGCCGGTTGCCACACAAACCCGGGGATAACCCGAATCAAGGTCTAGTCCATAGCCCCGCCCAAATCCCGAATCATCACGTTTGTCGATGATGGAATTTACCGGGAACGGCGACTGCTGATGCCCAGGATACTGGTAATCACGGGCCATCGCCCATGCCTCAAGTGTAAAGGGACCATCGAAATTGAGACCTGATTCATGCGGGACCGTGACCGAGGTGTTAGCTCCATTTAGGTCCAGGACATACCGCGATGTCACCCCGTCGGATAAAGTCAGGCTATCAATTCCAGACAAGACATATTCATCAATGCTGCCAGATCGATGGATTTGTATTTTCCAATCGCCCGCACTTGCTGCCATGCAAAAAAGTAGCATCATGCTGATCACAAAACCAATACGCCATCTCATCTATACTCCCCCAAGCTGCTCTACCTATAAGTCGCCTTCACCCGCCCCCACATCGTATTCTCCACCCCTGCATTCGCACCGGCTACAGACTCAGGGCTGCACCGTCCTGGCGATTCGGAAGCCGACAGCCACGTCGCTGTTTCCCGGGAGAAAGTTATGTCGATAAGCGCAACGATAGGTTTCGGGAGTCGGGGTAGAACCAAATGACCCTCCACGCAATACTCGATAGATACCGACTACTGGCCCATGTGGATCGGCCTGCTGGCCTGTCCCAAGGTTACACTGATGCCAATCGTTACACCATTCCCAAACATTTCCGGCCATGTCTGAAAGTTCCAATGTTTCCGGCGCATCCGGATAGTCCCCTACCGGTGTGGTCCAATAGACACAACCATCAGCGTTCGCCCGGTCGCAATCCAGAGCATCGTCTCCCCATGGATAGATCCGCTCATCATCATATTGCGCCGCATACTCCCACTCCGCGTCGGTCGGCAGCCGGTAGCCAACGGCACCGTACGGATCTCCACTGTTGCACTGCCAGTCGCCGCCGTGCTCGTAAGCCCGTGATAGACCCGCCTGCAAACTCAGCCAGTCGCAGTAACTCACCACGCCGTACCAGGTCACGTCCATCACAGGATGATCGGGATTGATTCCATGGCCAGCGTCACGTAGCGAGAAAATCCCATCGCTGAAACTGATTTCACAATGCCCATCCAGATCCAGAAGCTCCACGGTACTCCCATCAAGATTGTCTCGTACAGTGCATGTCGTAGCCGTCACATATTCATTGTCGTAGGCCCATTGGACCGCCTCCATGTACTCCTGGTTTGTAACCTCATGCTGGCCGAGAAAGAAATCACGGGTCAGGGTAACTTCCCGCTCATCCGTACCGCAGTAAGCCGCTCCATCGCCCATAGTGAACACTCCCGCCGGGACATGTGTGAATCCCTCGGGGGCGACATCTATGAAGAATGTCACGCTATCAATTTCTGCCAGGTTATGCAGCTCAACATCCTGACCCTTGTGTATTCTCATCTTCCAAATTTCATCATTTTGACTCGCAGCCACACCAGCCATCAGCACCATCCCAACCATCACCATGATGCACCGATTCATTTATAAACCTCCACAGTTGCTGTTACCGATACGTCGCCTTGATCTGGCCCCAAGTCGTATTCTCAACCCTCGCATTTGACACTCCGGCCATCCCGCACCCGACATCAAGCGCCCCGATCAGGGCGCAGCAATGTCAATATCTGACCAAGACATTTTGGCATGCTCGTGATCAGTGAATCAGAACCATCCTCCGTGTCTCCCTTATCCCATCTGCCTCTAGTTTGAGATAATAGATCCCAGTAGGCAGTTGGCCGCCGGTTTGCCCAAGGGGATTAAAAGTGAAATCGTGAACTCCCGAGGATAGACGTTTATCAACGATTGTACCCACCAATTCTCCACTTATCGCAAAGATTTTAACTTGGACTCGGGCGCTCATGGGTAGAATTATATTAAACTTTAAGTTCCCTGTGGTCGGGTTAGGCCAGGGCTGAGTAAGGCTGGGCAATGCTTGATGCTCAAATGTCTCTGGAATCTTAGAGGATTCGCAAAGCCCCGGCTCGCAAATTGTCTCAGGACCAAGATAACCGCCTCCAGCAGTTTCACAATCTTCGCAACTGAGTTCTATACAGCCACCTGGAAAGCAACAGGCTCCAACACCTGCACATGGACTCGGATCGCAGGTTGTACCAAATCCTAAAAATTCGTATTGGACCCCATGCTGATTGCACTCAGATTCACTACCGACAAGAGAACAATCACATGAAAGCACGTCACAACAGGCACCCGTCGGTGGCGGACAAGGATCAGAATCACAATCTGTCTCCGGTCCTAGCCAGGTTCCGATACCATCACAATCTTCAGAGTTCAATTGCTCACATGGTCCATCATACAAGCAACAAGCCCCGAGCACTGGATTGCAGCCCTCCCAGAAGGCGCCAATCAGTCCGCACGCTGGACCATCAGGGTGATTCTCGGGAAGACAGGGGGAACGGCCATCAAGGTTATAATCCGCCGTGTCAGGATAACAAAAGAGCGGATCTATTGAGATGTTGCCATCAACACCCTCTTGACCTCCTATACACCAATCATAGTCCCCCTCGTTATTGGCATAAATATCACAACATTCCAGAGATGCCGTACCGCCATCAAAACAAAACACTGTTTCACCAGAGAGAGTAGAGGTTATAATCGATTTGACCAGCTCAACTGAGGAATTTTCCGTCAGGTAAAAAGTCCCTCCATGTGTGGTTGCAGAATTTCTATGAAATGTACTGTTGATACAATATAATTCTGAGTTGTTGTAAAGATAGATGGCGCCCCCCTGATGGGCCATATTATCCAAGAACAGACTGTAATTTAGATCACATTGAGAGTTGTGCATATGAATAGCACCACCATATCCTAAGCCAATTGAATTTGTGGCCCAATTATCGATATATAGACAATTCATGATATGGAGAGTGGAATTGAGGCAGTCAATCGCTGCACCATAGCTCTCGCTCCAATTGCTCTCAAAAGTGCATGCCTCGAATGAAGCAGAGGATTGGTTACAAAAGAACGCCCCACCAAATCTTGCGGAATTACCTATAAATCTGCAATTGGTGAACGTGGCGGAGGAAAGCTGGCAGTATATCGCTCCACCCAAGCCATCTGTGTACCCATTTATATTCGAATTGTGACTGAATATACAGTCTTGGAATTCAGGTGATGAGGAGTAGCAGTATATTGCGCCACCACGGCCCTCGACTAGGTATGCGTTCATTATAGTAATTGCATGTAGTTTAGAATTCTCATCCTCACCATTTACAAATACGAATCCTTGGTGTTGAGAAGACCCATTCCCTTCGCAATCAATGATACAAGTCTCAGGATCGCCACCTTGGGAGCGAACGGTGATTGCCTTGCCTAGAAATTCAATGTCACGATTGCCATCGCCTGTAAAAGTCCCATCGGCTAGTTCGATAATATCACCATCCACAGCTGTATCGATCCCCGCCTGAATCGTCGGCGCGTCACCCGAACCGTCGGGATAGATCTCCCAGGTCGTGGCCAGGCCAGCTACAGGCACGAGCAAAACGAGCAGAGCTATGAAGCTGAAACGTACCGGCATAGAACACCCCCATGTTGTATGAATACGGGACACACAGTCGCAGGTGGATGATAGCACTGAATGGCGCGGATGGGAATGGGAGAAATCGGGCGGCATGTGATTATGGTGCAATGGATTAGTGCTGCTCAGGTCTGGCCTAGGATCGACAGATCCCTTGCGAAATCATCGCCAGGCATTTTTAAATCGAATGCGGAAGGGAGCAGTTGATGCTGCTCCGGTGACTGATTTGAGAGCTGGCCAAGCAGATAGGATTTCCCAATGATTAATCAGCCCAAATCCCTCGGCGACAAAAAGCATAGAGAGGAGCGTCTCGCTCAGATTCACCAACCACATGTGGCGAAACTGAATGCCTTTGTGGAGACAATCCGACGCCAGCAAAATTGCGGCAGAAACGTCCCCTACTTCGACCCAGCCGATGGTGGAGTGAACGCGGAGTGCCTGTTTCTGCTTGAGGCTCCGGGTCCAAAGGCCGTCGAGAGCGGCTTCGTCTCCCGCAACAACCCAGACGAGACCGCCAAGAACTGGCTTCTGCTCAATGCCGAGGCCGGGATCGATCGCAGCCGGACCGTCTCGTGGAATATCGTGCCCTGGTACATCGGTGATGGTCCGCGAATACGTCCTGCCAACCGCGATGATATTGAGCAGGGCTGGCCTTGGCTGGTTCGGCTCTTGGAACCCCCGGCTCTCCTGCCCCGGCTCCGGATTGTCGTGCTGGTCGGGCGCAAGGCTCAGCGGGTGGCCGAGCGTATCCGGCAAATCCGGCACAATCTGGTCCTGATGACGTGCCCGCATCCGAGCCCGGTTTTTGTGAATCGGCGGCGAGAGAATCGGGGGATGGTGCTGGAGGCGTTGTGGGAGGTTTCTGAGAAGTTAGGCTGAGTGCTCTATCCCTCCCAGGCCGCACCGCGTTGGAGGCGGGTCGGGGCCGGGAGCGCATCGGGCTGGAATGGGGGGTTGGTTGGGACGGGATCGGTGGGTGGATTGG comes from Candidatus Eisenbacteria bacterium and encodes:
- a CDS encoding zinc ribbon domain-containing protein produces the protein MPEYIYKCEPCGKSFTVTMGILKHDTARIKCPKCKSVKVRQQITSFGVATKKKS
- a CDS encoding LamG domain-containing protein, translating into MRWRIGFVISMMLLFCMAASAGDWKIQIHRSGSIDEYVLSGIDSLTLSDGVTSRYVLDLNGANTSVTVPHESGLNFDGPFTLEAWAMARDYQYPGHQQSPFPVNSIIDKRDDSGFGRGYGLDLDSGYPRVCVATGQSENVAAISAVQIELYQYHHITGSYDGDSLRIFLDGICTGTQYIPETYVIGTGNFVMGSRYSHDMYWWDGQFAGVRVSDICRYVTDFTPPSILTSDANTVAFWPLDHRAGDIAVDESDNGHHGIIANGTWVEWSR
- a CDS encoding formylglycine-generating enzyme family protein codes for the protein MNRCIMVMVGMVLMAGVAASQNDEIWKMRIHKGQDVELHNLAEIDSVTFFIDVAPEGFTHVPAGVFTMGDGAAYCGTDEREVTLTRDFFLGQHEVTNQEYMEAVQWAYDNEYVTATTCTVRDNLDGSTVELLDLDGHCEISFSDGIFSLRDAGHGINPDHPVMDVTWYGVVSYCDWLSLQAGLSRAYEHGGDWQCNSGDPYGAVGYRLPTDAEWEYAAQYDDERIYPWGDDALDCDRANADGCVYWTTPVGDYPDAPETLELSDMAGNVWEWCNDWHQCNLGTGQQADPHGPVVGIYRVLRGGSFGSTPTPETYRCAYRHNFLPGNSDVAVGFRIARTVQP
- a CDS encoding T9SS type A sorting domain-containing protein, which gives rise to MPVRFSFIALLVLLVPVAGLATTWEIYPDGSGDAPTIQAGIDTAVDGDIIELADGTFTGDGNRDIEFLGKAITVRSQGGDPETCIIDCEGNGSSQHQGFVFVNGEDENSKLHAITIMNAYLVEGRGGAIYCYSSSPEFQDCIFSHNSNINGYTDGLGGAIYCQLSSATFTNCRFIGNSARFGGAFFCNQSSASFEACTFESNWSESYGAAIDCLNSTLHIMNCLYIDNWATNSIGLGYGGAIHMHNSQCDLNYSLFLDNMAHQGGAIYLYNNSELYCINSTFHRNSATTHGGTFYLTENSSVELVKSIITSTLSGETVFCFDGGTASLECCDIYANNEGDYDWCIGGQEGVDGNISIDPLFCYPDTADYNLDGRSPCLPENHPDGPACGLIGAFWEGCNPVLGACCLYDGPCEQLNSEDCDGIGTWLGPETDCDSDPCPPPTGACCDVLSCDCSLVGSESECNQHGVQYEFLGFGTTCDPSPCAGVGACCFPGGCIELSCEDCETAGGGYLGPETICEPGLCESSKIPETFEHQALPSLTQPWPNPTTGNLKFNIILPMSARVQVKIFAISGELVGTIVDKRLSSGVHDFTFNPLGQTGGQLPTGIYYLKLEADGIRETRRMVLIH
- a CDS encoding uracil-DNA glycosylase — protein: MINQPKSLGDKKHREERLAQIHQPHVAKLNAFVETIRRQQNCGRNVPYFDPADGGVNAECLFLLEAPGPKAVESGFVSRNNPDETAKNWLLLNAEAGIDRSRTVSWNIVPWYIGDGPRIRPANRDDIEQGWPWLVRLLEPPALLPRLRIVVLVGRKAQRVAERIRQIRHNLVLMTCPHPSPVFVNRRRENRGMVLEALWEVSEKLG